Proteins encoded in a region of the Vitis riparia cultivar Riparia Gloire de Montpellier isolate 1030 chromosome 7, EGFV_Vit.rip_1.0, whole genome shotgun sequence genome:
- the LOC117918486 gene encoding protein RADIALIS-like 4, whose product MDDFPNVLCEWSWEENKSFELALAVVDERDPDRWKVVAAMVGGKSAEEVENHYVILLQDLQFIESGEMDHKLGEAQPCVQLECWTDQDHKLLVQLDIK is encoded by the exons ATGGATGATTTTCCAAATGTTTTGTGTGAATGGAGTTGGGAGGAGAACAAGTCGTTTGAGCTAGCTCTGGCAGTGGTGGATGAACGAGACCCAGATCGGTGGAAGGTCGTGGCAGCCATGGTGGGAGGGAAGAGTGCGGAGGAGGTTGAGAATCATTATGTTATTCTCTTGCAGGATTTGCAGTTCATCGAGTCTGGTGAAATGGATCATAAACTGGGTGAGGCTCAGCCCTGCGTTCAACTCGAGTGTTGGACCGACCAAGATCACAA GTTGCTGGTTCAATTGGACATAAAGTGA